From one Pseudomonas sp. B21-048 genomic stretch:
- a CDS encoding xanthine dehydrogenase family protein molybdopterin-binding subunit, protein MNRINPVSRRGFLKGSAVLGGGLVVAFVIPGANRFAFAAENQGNVFAPNAFLRIGNDNSITVLLGHSEMGQGIWTGLTMLIAEELDADWSKIRVEHAPASAADYGLPAFGGMQITGGSTSTWMEFDRYRQAGAAARLMLIEAAAKRFDVAPSQIRTESGVVIAGDKRATYGELADDAGKLPVPDPASIKFKEAKDWKVIGKPTKRLDTPEKITGCAKFGMDVQFDGLMTAMVARPPVFGGSVKSFEGAEALAVPGVHKVVQVPTGVAVIADHYWAAKLGRDALKVEWDLGPNAGLDSQQLLESFRKLAATPGTSASKAGDATATLGKAAKTIEAEYSVPYLAHAPMEPLNCTVKITKDKCEIWTGTQFQTLDQMIAGKITGLKPEQVEIHTQFLGGGFGRRANPTSDFVSEAVYVAKAAGGPVKTVWAREDDIRGGYYRSAFLHQARIGLGADGMPMAWKHVLVGQSILTGTSFAATMVKDGVDKTSVEGVADSPYLEGLANHQVELHSPQTGISVLWLRSVGHTHTAFVMESLIDELADAAGKDPVEYRRALLKAHPRHLGVLNLAVEKANWKAPLPDGHALGVAVHESFGSYVAQVAEVSQDNLAIRVHRVVCAVDCGIAVNPQSIAAQMESGITFGLGFTLHSKLTFKNGQVEQSNYHDYQVLRLNEMPVVEVHIVPSSDKPGGIGEVGVPPVAPAVANAVFALTGQRLRELPLQLSGV, encoded by the coding sequence ATGAACAGAATCAACCCTGTCTCGCGTCGCGGTTTTCTCAAGGGCAGTGCAGTGCTGGGCGGCGGTCTGGTGGTGGCGTTTGTCATCCCGGGTGCCAATCGTTTTGCCTTCGCGGCCGAGAATCAAGGAAACGTCTTCGCCCCCAATGCCTTTTTACGCATTGGCAACGACAACAGTATCACCGTGCTGCTCGGCCATTCGGAAATGGGCCAAGGCATCTGGACCGGCCTGACCATGTTGATCGCTGAAGAGCTGGACGCCGACTGGTCGAAAATCCGCGTCGAACATGCGCCGGCCTCGGCGGCCGATTATGGCCTGCCGGCGTTTGGCGGGATGCAGATCACCGGCGGTTCGACGTCGACCTGGATGGAGTTCGACCGCTATCGCCAGGCCGGAGCGGCAGCACGCTTGATGCTGATCGAAGCGGCGGCCAAGCGATTCGACGTGGCGCCTTCGCAGATCCGCACCGAATCGGGCGTGGTCATTGCCGGCGACAAGCGCGCCACTTACGGCGAATTGGCGGATGACGCCGGCAAGTTGCCGGTGCCGGATCCGGCCTCGATCAAGTTCAAGGAAGCCAAAGACTGGAAGGTCATCGGCAAACCCACCAAACGCCTCGACACCCCGGAGAAAATCACCGGCTGCGCCAAGTTCGGCATGGACGTGCAATTCGATGGGCTCATGACGGCAATGGTCGCTCGGCCACCGGTGTTCGGCGGCAGCGTCAAATCCTTCGAAGGCGCCGAGGCGCTGGCGGTGCCGGGGGTGCACAAAGTGGTGCAGGTGCCCACGGGTGTTGCGGTGATTGCCGATCATTATTGGGCGGCGAAGTTGGGGCGTGATGCGCTGAAGGTCGAATGGGACCTGGGGCCAAACGCCGGGCTCGACAGTCAACAGCTGCTGGAAAGCTTTCGTAAACTCGCCGCCACGCCCGGCACTTCCGCCAGTAAGGCTGGGGATGCGACGGCGACCCTAGGCAAAGCAGCGAAGACGATTGAAGCCGAATACAGCGTGCCATACCTCGCTCACGCACCGATGGAGCCGCTCAATTGCACGGTGAAAATCACCAAGGACAAATGCGAAATCTGGACCGGCACGCAGTTTCAGACGCTGGATCAGATGATCGCGGGGAAGATCACCGGGCTCAAACCCGAACAGGTCGAGATCCACACCCAATTCCTCGGTGGCGGTTTCGGACGTCGGGCCAATCCGACCTCGGATTTTGTCAGCGAAGCCGTGTATGTCGCCAAGGCAGCGGGCGGGCCGGTGAAAACCGTCTGGGCTCGAGAGGATGATATTCGCGGCGGTTACTACCGCTCGGCGTTCCTGCATCAGGCGCGCATCGGTCTGGGTGCCGACGGCATGCCAATGGCCTGGAAGCATGTGCTGGTCGGGCAGTCGATCCTGACGGGCACGTCGTTCGCGGCGACCATGGTCAAGGATGGCGTCGACAAAACCTCCGTCGAAGGCGTGGCCGACAGCCCCTATCTTGAGGGGCTGGCCAACCACCAGGTCGAACTGCATTCACCACAAACCGGCATCAGTGTGCTGTGGCTGCGGTCGGTGGGGCACACCCACACGGCATTCGTCATGGAGTCGTTGATCGATGAACTGGCAGACGCCGCCGGCAAGGATCCGGTGGAATACCGACGCGCCTTGCTCAAGGCGCATCCGCGGCATCTGGGCGTGCTGAATCTGGCCGTGGAGAAAGCCAACTGGAAGGCGCCATTGCCGGACGGTCATGCATTGGGCGTGGCGGTGCACGAGTCCTTCGGCAGTTACGTCGCCCAGGTCGCCGAGGTCTCGCAGGACAACCTGGCGATTCGTGTGCACCGGGTGGTATGTGCGGTGGATTGCGGCATTGCGGTCAACCCGCAGAGCATCGCCGCGCAGATGGAATCGGGTATCACCTTCGGTCTGGGATTTACCTTACACAGCAAACTGACGTTCAAGAACGGTCAGGTGGAGCAGTCCAATTATCACGACTATCAGGTCCTGCGCCTGAACGAGATGCCGGTGGTCGAGGTGCACATTGTCCCCAGCAGCGACAAGCCCGGTGGCATCGGCGAGGTTGGTGTACCTCCGGTGGCGCCGGCCGTGGCGAATGCGGTGTTTGCATTGACCGGGCAGCGTCTGCGGGAACTGCCGTTGCAACTGTCGGGGGTGTGA
- a CDS encoding GGDEF domain-containing protein, translated as MLTPGKPFKPGAGADALRTPNVLDSAVQDRDVLRDLARKAEQALMGVQMASMDELTLLPNRHGFEALARLGLEACLALGKPATLLFFDLDDFKRINRLYGRAEGDNALKTFADVLRIAFRESDVIGRLGSDEFAALLTGADAVEVAAIRVRLEEILDERNATVHRGYDIRFSVGQIEFDSRLHQTAEGLLALADKALCAREFDVRHC; from the coding sequence ATGTTAACCCCAGGCAAACCGTTCAAACCCGGCGCTGGCGCAGATGCCTTGCGTACGCCCAATGTCCTCGACAGCGCAGTGCAGGATCGCGATGTACTGCGCGACTTGGCGCGCAAGGCCGAACAAGCGCTGATGGGCGTGCAGATGGCGAGCATGGATGAACTGACGCTGCTCCCCAATCGTCATGGCTTCGAGGCTTTGGCCCGGTTGGGGCTGGAGGCCTGTCTAGCGTTGGGCAAACCCGCGACGCTGCTGTTTTTCGACCTTGATGACTTCAAGCGCATCAACCGTCTGTACGGTCGCGCCGAGGGCGACAATGCCCTGAAAACCTTCGCCGATGTGCTACGCATCGCCTTTCGCGAAAGCGATGTGATTGGCCGGCTCGGCAGCGATGAGTTCGCCGCCTTGTTGACCGGCGCCGACGCCGTGGAAGTTGCCGCGATCAGAGTGCGCCTCGAAGAAATACTCGATGAGCGTAATGCCACGGTGCATCGTGGCTATGACATTCGCTTCAGTGTCGGGCAGATCGAGTTTGATTCTCGGCTACACCAGACGGCGGAAGGCTTGCTGGCTTTGGCTGATAAGGCGCTGTGCGCCCGGGAATTCGATGTTCGTCATTGTTGA
- a CDS encoding amidase codes for MIGPTLDATALSEAAVNGKTSAAAIAEHFLECIQTLEPDIQAFVSFDARQVRADAAQNNGLGLLAGVPVGIKDIFDTADYPTQFHSPIYSGHQPSRDAHVVTLLRQAGALIMGKTHTTEFAYMHTGPTRNPHDLARTPGSSSAGSAAGMAAGFFALALGTQTAGSLLKPASYCGLFAFKPSLGLVSLEGVKPLAPSFDTVGWYGRSVRDLHLVARVLIPGFLIPEVEQRPRQLGFCRTSRWDQVDPEVARALEQVVDQLRSAGHHVSEVQLPDEFAGVFDDHQLINDCEGARSLAKEFQRHRAQLSPSTLAMFERAAATTWEQESAAKARLATLAPRLNELCQPFDAMLGASCGMVAPVGLESTGPSDFIKFWGAFGWPQVNIPLMRGQAMLPLGLQIIGRFRDDARLLRTAEHIAAVLQDAIQQ; via the coding sequence ATGATCGGCCCTACCCTTGATGCCACCGCCCTCAGTGAAGCGGCGGTCAATGGCAAGACGAGCGCCGCGGCTATCGCCGAGCACTTTCTTGAGTGCATTCAGACGCTGGAACCGGATATCCAGGCTTTCGTCTCATTCGACGCCCGACAGGTTCGCGCCGATGCGGCGCAAAACAACGGCCTAGGTCTGTTGGCCGGCGTTCCCGTCGGCATCAAGGACATCTTCGACACCGCTGATTATCCGACGCAATTCCATTCGCCCATTTATAGCGGCCATCAACCCTCCCGGGACGCCCACGTGGTGACGCTGCTGCGCCAGGCCGGAGCGCTGATCATGGGCAAGACCCACACCACCGAGTTTGCGTATATGCACACCGGCCCGACCCGCAATCCCCACGACCTCGCTCGCACGCCGGGCAGCTCCAGCGCGGGTTCGGCAGCCGGGATGGCGGCGGGTTTCTTTGCTTTGGCGCTGGGCACCCAGACCGCTGGCTCGTTGCTCAAGCCGGCGTCCTACTGCGGCCTCTTCGCCTTCAAGCCGTCGTTGGGCCTGGTATCGCTGGAAGGTGTAAAACCGCTGGCGCCGAGCTTCGACACGGTGGGTTGGTATGGACGATCAGTGCGCGATCTGCACCTCGTGGCACGCGTGTTGATTCCCGGCTTCCTGATACCTGAGGTCGAACAGCGTCCGCGGCAATTGGGTTTCTGCCGCACATCACGCTGGGATCAAGTGGACCCCGAAGTGGCCCGCGCTCTGGAACAGGTAGTGGATCAGTTGCGTAGCGCCGGCCATCACGTGAGCGAAGTGCAACTGCCGGATGAGTTTGCCGGGGTGTTCGACGATCATCAGTTAATTAACGATTGCGAAGGTGCCCGCTCACTGGCGAAGGAATTTCAACGACACCGGGCACAATTGAGCCCTTCGACACTGGCCATGTTCGAGCGAGCGGCGGCGACAACGTGGGAACAGGAATCCGCTGCCAAGGCGCGCCTGGCCACTCTTGCCCCGCGCTTGAATGAGCTTTGCCAACCTTTCGATGCCATGCTCGGCGCCAGTTGCGGGATGGTCGCGCCGGTAGGGCTGGAAAGCACCGGACCGTCGGATTTCATCAAGTTCTGGGGCGCATTTGGCTGGCCGCAGGTGAATATCCCGCTGATGCGCGGCCAAGCCATGTTGCCTCTAGGGTTACAGATAATCGGGAGGTTCAGAGACGATGCTCGGCTGTTGCGAACAGCCGAGCACATTGCAGCGGTCTTGCAAGATGCCATTCAACAATGA
- a CDS encoding VOC family protein: MQLSPFHLAIPVYDLAATRRFYGEVFGLEEGRSSDHWVDFNFFGHQLVIHLAPKNASQEAAHTNAVDGHDVPVPHFGVVLGMKEWETLAERLKALGTRFVIEPGIRFQGLVGEQATMFLFDPCGNALEFKAFKNIDQLFAK, translated from the coding sequence ATGCAGCTGTCCCCTTTTCACTTGGCTATTCCGGTTTACGATTTGGCCGCCACCCGGCGTTTCTATGGCGAAGTGTTCGGCCTGGAAGAAGGTCGCTCCAGCGATCACTGGGTCGATTTCAACTTTTTCGGCCATCAACTGGTGATTCATCTGGCACCGAAAAACGCTTCTCAGGAAGCCGCCCATACCAACGCCGTGGATGGCCACGACGTGCCGGTGCCGCATTTCGGTGTGGTATTGGGGATGAAGGAATGGGAGACGCTGGCCGAGCGTTTGAAAGCCCTTGGCACTCGCTTCGTGATCGAACCGGGTATCCGCTTTCAGGGATTGGTGGGCGAACAAGCGACGATGTTTCTCTTCGACCCCTGCGGCAACGCCCTGGAGTTCAAGGCGTTCAAGAATATCGATCAGTTGTTCGCTAAATGA
- a CDS encoding LysR family transcriptional regulator encodes MLRELKTFIAVTRHGTFAAAGMHIGLTQSAVSAQIRNLEQALGIRLFDRTGRQATLNAAGQRALPMAREILETFSRMAISDDVGEFRGELKIGAVATVQTGLLPRALLRLRQQAPLLEAKLMPGVSLNLLSQVDTGEVDLAILIKPPFELPKELSAQIIRREPFVLIVPADLEGDDPLLLLANHPHVRYDRNSFGGRLVTRFLREQQIDVQVALELDELEAIVKMVEYGLGVSLLPEAGLWLEHGAKVRTISLGELTFYREIVLLQRYSQRSQPIQQLFARCLL; translated from the coding sequence ATGCTGCGAGAACTGAAAACCTTCATTGCCGTGACCCGTCATGGGACGTTCGCCGCGGCAGGCATGCACATCGGCCTGACCCAGTCGGCGGTCAGCGCGCAGATCCGTAACCTCGAACAGGCATTGGGCATTCGCCTGTTCGATCGCACCGGCCGGCAGGCGACGCTTAATGCGGCGGGACAACGGGCGTTGCCGATGGCTCGGGAGATTCTTGAGACCTTCAGCCGCATGGCAATCAGTGACGACGTCGGCGAGTTTCGGGGCGAATTGAAGATCGGCGCGGTGGCCACCGTGCAGACCGGGTTGTTGCCGCGAGCGCTGTTGCGCCTCAGGCAGCAGGCGCCGTTGCTGGAAGCGAAACTGATGCCGGGGGTATCCCTGAACCTGTTGAGTCAGGTGGACACCGGCGAAGTGGACTTGGCGATTCTGATCAAGCCGCCTTTTGAATTGCCCAAGGAATTGTCGGCGCAAATCATCCGTCGGGAACCGTTTGTGCTGATCGTGCCGGCAGATCTTGAGGGCGACGACCCGCTGTTGTTACTCGCCAATCACCCTCACGTACGTTACGACCGCAATTCGTTCGGTGGGCGCTTGGTGACTCGCTTTTTGCGTGAGCAGCAAATTGATGTGCAGGTGGCTCTGGAGCTGGATGAGCTGGAAGCTATCGTCAAAATGGTTGAGTACGGGCTGGGTGTTTCTTTGCTGCCCGAGGCCGGACTGTGGCTTGAGCATGGGGCGAAAGTGCGGACCATCTCGTTGGGTGAGCTGACGTTTTACCGGGAGATCGTGCTGTTGCAGCGTTATAGCCAGCGCTCACAGCCGATCCAGCAGTTGTTTGCGCGGTGTTTGTTGTAA
- the fabI gene encoding enoyl-ACP reductase FabI, with product MGFLAGKRVLIVGVASKLSIASGIAAAMHREGAELAFTYQNDKLKGRVEEFAQGWGSSPELCFPCDVASDEEIAKVFEALSKKWDGLDCIVHSVGFAPGDQLDGDFTEATTREGFRIAHDISAYSFVALAKAGREMMKGRNGSLLTLSYLGAERTMPNYNVMGMAKASLEAGVRYLAGSLGPDGTRVNCVSAGPIRTLAASGIKNFRKMLAANEAQTPLRRNVTIDEVGNAGAFLCSDLASGISGEIMYVDGGFNTTAMGNIEE from the coding sequence ATGGGTTTTCTCGCCGGTAAGCGCGTACTGATCGTCGGTGTCGCCAGCAAGCTGTCCATCGCATCCGGCATCGCTGCCGCCATGCATCGCGAGGGCGCTGAACTTGCCTTCACTTATCAGAACGACAAACTCAAGGGTCGTGTCGAAGAGTTCGCACAAGGCTGGGGTTCGAGCCCTGAGCTGTGCTTCCCGTGCGACGTGGCCAGCGATGAAGAAATCGCCAAGGTCTTCGAAGCGTTGAGCAAGAAGTGGGACGGCCTGGACTGCATCGTGCACTCCGTCGGCTTCGCCCCGGGCGACCAACTGGACGGCGACTTCACCGAAGCCACCACCCGTGAAGGTTTCCGCATCGCTCACGACATCAGCGCCTACAGCTTCGTGGCCCTGGCCAAGGCTGGCCGCGAAATGATGAAAGGCCGCAATGGCAGCCTGCTGACCCTGTCGTACCTGGGTGCCGAGCGCACCATGCCGAACTACAACGTGATGGGCATGGCCAAGGCCTCGCTGGAAGCGGGCGTGCGTTACCTGGCCGGCTCCCTGGGCCCGGACGGCACCCGCGTCAACTGCGTATCGGCCGGCCCGATCCGCACCCTCGCCGCTTCCGGCATCAAGAACTTCCGCAAAATGCTGGCCGCCAACGAAGCGCAAACCCCGCTGCGTCGTAACGTCACCATCGACGAAGTCGGCAACGCCGGCGCCTTCCTGTGCTCGGACCTGGCGTCCGGCATCAGCGGCGAAATCATGTACGTAGACGGCGGCTTCAACACCACCGCCATGGGCAACATCGAAGAGTGA
- a CDS encoding ABC transporter ATP-binding protein has translation MNQDNLIEVRDLAVEFVVGKRVQRVVEGVSFDIKRGETLALVGESGSGKSVTAHSILRLLPYPLARHPSGTITYSDQNLLDLKEKTIRHIRGNRIAMIFQEPMTSLNPLHSIEKQINEVLGIHKGLIGKVATKRTLELLEMVGIPEPQKRLKALPHELSGGQRQRVMIAMALANEPELLIADEPTTALDVTVQLKILELLKELQARLGMALLLISHDLNLVRRIAHRVCVMQRGCIVEQASCEELFRAPQHPYTRELLAAEPSGKPATNVIGPPLLQVEDLKVWFPIKKGFLKKTVDHIKAVDGINFSLPQGQTLGIVGESGSGKSTLGLAILRLIGSKGTIRFEGKQLDCLTQHEIRPLRREMQVVFQDPFGSLSPRMCVSQIVGEGLRIHKMGTEAAQEQAIIAALKEVGLDPETRHRYPHEFSGGQRQRIAIARALVLKPALILLDEPTSALDRTVQRQVVELLRSLQTKYNLTYLFISHDLAVVKALSHQLMVVKHGQVVEQGDAQSIFAAPQHPYTQQLLEAAFLVPATAQ, from the coding sequence ATGAATCAGGACAATCTGATCGAAGTGCGCGACCTGGCTGTCGAGTTTGTCGTTGGCAAGCGCGTTCAGCGGGTGGTCGAGGGCGTCAGCTTCGACATCAAGCGTGGCGAAACCCTGGCCTTGGTGGGTGAAAGCGGCTCCGGCAAATCGGTGACCGCCCACTCGATCCTGCGCCTGCTGCCCTACCCGCTGGCACGGCACCCGTCCGGCACCATTACCTATTCCGACCAGAACCTGCTGGACCTCAAAGAGAAAACCATCCGCCACATCCGCGGCAACCGGATTGCGATGATTTTTCAAGAGCCAATGACCTCGCTCAATCCGCTGCATTCGATCGAGAAGCAGATCAACGAGGTATTGGGCATCCACAAAGGCCTGATCGGCAAAGTGGCGACCAAGCGCACGCTGGAACTGCTGGAAATGGTCGGCATCCCCGAGCCGCAGAAGCGCCTCAAGGCCTTGCCCCACGAATTGTCCGGTGGTCAGCGTCAGCGGGTGATGATCGCGATGGCCCTGGCCAATGAGCCGGAATTGCTGATCGCCGACGAACCAACCACGGCGCTGGACGTGACTGTTCAGCTGAAAATCCTCGAACTGCTCAAGGAATTGCAGGCCCGTCTGGGCATGGCGTTATTACTGATCAGTCATGATTTGAACCTTGTGCGAAGAATTGCGCATCGCGTATGTGTCATGCAGCGCGGTTGCATCGTCGAACAGGCATCGTGCGAAGAATTGTTCCGCGCGCCGCAGCATCCGTACACGCGGGAACTGCTGGCAGCGGAGCCCAGCGGCAAGCCGGCAACCAATGTGATTGGCCCGCCGTTGCTGCAGGTCGAGGACTTGAAAGTGTGGTTCCCGATCAAGAAAGGCTTTCTGAAAAAGACCGTGGACCATATCAAAGCGGTCGACGGGATTAATTTCAGCCTGCCCCAGGGCCAAACCCTGGGGATTGTGGGAGAAAGCGGTTCCGGCAAGTCGACGCTCGGCCTGGCGATTTTGCGGCTGATCGGTAGCAAAGGCACCATCCGTTTTGAAGGCAAGCAGCTAGACTGCCTGACGCAGCACGAAATTCGGCCGCTGCGAAGGGAAATGCAGGTGGTGTTCCAGGACCCCTTCGGCAGCCTGAGCCCACGGATGTGCGTGAGCCAGATCGTCGGCGAAGGCCTGCGGATCCACAAGATGGGCACTGAGGCAGCACAGGAACAAGCGATTATTGCGGCACTCAAGGAGGTAGGTCTGGACCCGGAAACCCGGCACCGCTACCCCCACGAATTTTCCGGTGGGCAGCGGCAGAGAATCGCCATTGCCCGGGCATTAGTGCTAAAACCGGCGTTGATTCTGCTGGACGAGCCGACTTCGGCCCTCGACCGCACCGTACAACGCCAAGTGGTGGAGCTGCTGCGTTCACTGCAAACCAAGTACAACCTGACGTATCTGTTTATCAGCCATGACCTGGCTGTCGTCAAAGCGCTGAGCCACCAACTGATGGTGGTCAAGCATGGCCAAGTGGTCGAACAGGGAGACGCGCAAAGTATCTTTGCCGCCCCCCAACATCCGTATACACAGCAGTTGCTGGAAGCCGCTTTTCTGGTACCAGCCACTGCGCAATAA
- a CDS encoding ABC transporter permease — protein sequence MNLSPLNRRRFELFKANKRGWWSLWLFLILFGASLGAELIANDKPLVVHYDNAWYFPALKRYPETAFGGEFPLEANYKSPYIRELLKAKDAWVLWAPIPYSYQSINYDLKVPAPAPPSADNLLGTDDQGRDVLARVIYGFRISVLFALTLTLLSSIIGVIAGALQGFYGGWVDLAGQRFLEIWSGLPVLYLLIILASFVQPNFWWLLGIMLLFSWMSLVDVVRAEFLRGRNLEYVRAARALGMRNGAIMFRHILPNAMVSTMTFMPFILTGAIGTLTALDFLGFGLPPGAPSLGELVAQGKSNLQAPWLGMSAFAVLALMLSLLVFIGESARDAFDPRK from the coding sequence ATGAACCTGTCCCCTCTCAATCGCCGACGTTTCGAGCTGTTCAAGGCCAACAAGCGTGGCTGGTGGTCGCTGTGGCTGTTCCTGATTTTGTTCGGCGCCAGTCTCGGCGCCGAGCTGATCGCCAACGACAAACCGCTGGTGGTGCACTACGACAACGCCTGGTACTTCCCGGCACTCAAGCGCTACCCGGAAACCGCGTTCGGCGGCGAATTCCCGCTGGAAGCCAACTACAAGAGCCCGTACATCCGCGAATTGCTCAAGGCCAAGGACGCTTGGGTCTTGTGGGCGCCGATTCCCTACAGCTACCAAAGCATCAACTACGACCTGAAAGTCCCGGCCCCTGCGCCGCCTTCGGCCGATAACCTGCTGGGCACCGACGACCAGGGTCGCGATGTACTGGCCCGGGTGATTTACGGCTTCCGGATTTCGGTGCTGTTCGCTTTGACGCTGACCCTCCTCAGCTCGATCATCGGCGTGATCGCCGGGGCCTTGCAGGGCTTTTATGGCGGCTGGGTCGATCTGGCCGGGCAGCGTTTTCTGGAGATATGGTCCGGGTTGCCAGTCCTGTATTTGCTGATCATTCTGGCCAGTTTCGTGCAGCCGAACTTCTGGTGGCTGTTGGGGATCATGCTGCTGTTCTCGTGGATGAGCCTGGTGGATGTGGTGCGCGCCGAGTTCCTGCGCGGGCGCAACCTGGAATACGTGCGCGCGGCCCGGGCGCTGGGCATGCGCAATGGTGCGATCATGTTCCGCCACATCCTGCCCAACGCCATGGTCTCGACCATGACTTTCATGCCGTTTATCCTGACCGGCGCCATCGGTACGCTGACCGCCCTGGATTTCCTCGGCTTCGGCCTGCCGCCAGGCGCGCCATCCCTGGGTGAGCTGGTGGCTCAGGGCAAATCCAACCTGCAAGCGCCGTGGCTGGGCATGAGTGCGTTTGCGGTGCTGGCATTGATGTTGAGTCTGCTGGTGTTCATCGGCGAGTCCGCTCGCGATGCCTTCGACCCGAGGAAGTGA
- a CDS encoding microcin C ABC transporter permease YejB produces the protein MLAYIFRRLLLIIPTLLGILLINFVIIQAAPGGPVEQMIAKLEGFEGATSRIAGGGAEVSVAGSAYRGAQGLDPALVKEIEHMYGFDKSAPERLWIMIKNYATLDFGDSFFRDAKVIDLIKEKLPVSISLGLWSTLIMYLVSIPLGIAKATRHGSHFDVWTSSAIIVGYAIPAFLFAILLIVVFAGGSYFDWFPLRGLTSNNFDELSTGGKVLDYFWHLALPVTALVIGNFATMTLLTKNSFLDEINKQYVVTAKAKGLTRHRVLYGHVFRNAMLLVIAGFPSAFIGIFFTGSLLVEVIFSLDGMGLMSFEAAINRDYPVVFGTLFIFTLLGLVVKLIGDLTYTFVDPRIDFESREH, from the coding sequence ATGCTGGCGTATATTTTTCGGCGACTGCTGCTGATCATTCCGACCCTACTCGGCATTCTGCTGATCAATTTCGTGATCATCCAGGCCGCGCCCGGTGGGCCGGTGGAACAGATGATCGCCAAGCTCGAAGGCTTCGAAGGCGCCACCAGCCGCATTGCCGGCGGCGGTGCCGAAGTCTCGGTGGCAGGCTCGGCCTATCGCGGCGCCCAAGGCCTGGACCCGGCGCTGGTCAAGGAAATCGAACACATGTACGGCTTCGACAAATCGGCGCCGGAACGTTTGTGGATCATGATCAAGAACTACGCCACCCTGGATTTCGGCGACAGCTTTTTCCGCGACGCCAAGGTCATCGATCTGATCAAGGAAAAGCTGCCGGTGTCGATCTCCCTCGGGTTGTGGAGCACGTTGATCATGTACCTGGTGTCGATCCCGCTGGGAATCGCCAAGGCGACGCGACACGGCAGCCATTTCGACGTCTGGACCAGTTCGGCGATCATCGTCGGTTACGCGATCCCGGCGTTCCTGTTCGCCATTCTGCTGATTGTGGTGTTCGCCGGCGGCAGCTATTTCGATTGGTTCCCGCTACGGGGCCTGACCTCGAACAACTTCGACGAGCTCAGCACCGGCGGCAAGGTCCTCGATTACTTCTGGCACCTGGCGCTGCCGGTGACCGCATTGGTGATTGGCAACTTCGCGACCATGACGCTGCTGACCAAAAACAGCTTCCTCGACGAAATCAACAAGCAATACGTGGTCACCGCCAAGGCCAAGGGCCTGACTCGCCACCGCGTGCTCTACGGCCATGTGTTTCGCAACGCCATGCTGTTGGTGATCGCCGGGTTCCCTTCGGCATTTATCGGGATCTTCTTCACCGGCTCGTTGCTGGTCGAAGTGATTTTCTCCCTCGACGGCATGGGCCTGATGAGTTTCGAAGCGGCGATCAACCGTGACTACCCGGTGGTGTTCGGCACCCTGTTCATCTTCACCCTGCTGGGGTTGGTGGTGAAGCTGATCGGCGACCTCACGTACACCTTTGTCGATCCGCGCATCGACTTCGAAAGCCGGGAGCATTGA